A DNA window from Leptolyngbya sp. SIO1E4 contains the following coding sequences:
- a CDS encoding Uma2 family endonuclease: protein MTAQVLSPRIREAHVFPHVNWQQFEAIDRAFDSVPGVRFCYLDQALEIMPISEDHEAFKTILRMLLEAYLRAQRIRFYGRGGPSLGDESLGARSEPDESYNLGSRKPYPDLVLEVVVTSGGINKLEGYRRMGVAEVWFWEDGVLKLYHLKADGSEYQLSEKSQLLPDLPLDILCRYVTYHDQFDAVDEFLTAIQR from the coding sequence ATGACGGCTCAGGTTCTCTCACCGCGTATTCGTGAAGCTCATGTTTTTCCTCACGTGAATTGGCAGCAGTTTGAGGCGATTGATCGCGCCTTTGACTCAGTGCCGGGGGTCAGGTTTTGCTATCTCGACCAGGCATTGGAGATTATGCCCATCAGTGAAGACCATGAAGCGTTTAAGACGATCTTGCGGATGCTGCTAGAAGCTTATCTGCGAGCCCAGCGGATTCGGTTTTATGGCCGAGGGGGGCCTTCTTTAGGCGACGAGTCTCTGGGAGCTCGCAGTGAACCGGATGAGTCTTATAACTTGGGTAGCCGTAAGCCCTACCCCGACCTGGTGTTGGAAGTGGTTGTTACCAGTGGTGGTATCAATAAGCTTGAGGGCTATCGCCGTATGGGGGTAGCTGAGGTGTGGTTTTGGGAAGATGGTGTGCTGAAGCTTTATCATCTCAAAGCCGACGGTAGCGAATATCAACTTAGCGAAAAGAGCCAGCTATTGCCCGATTTGCCCCTCGACATTTTGTGTCGCTATGTCACCTACCATGATCAGTTCGACGCTGTCGATGAGTTTCTAACAGCTATCCAACGCTAA
- a CDS encoding formylglycine-generating enzyme family protein translates to MANTSQKRYPSTAPRLSIARHKTVAQHFIEKLSDGIDLDMVLIQGSTFLAGMSLVDENAPNGTFLMGSPENELERYDDEGPQHEVTVPTFFMGKFPITQAQWRIVAATYPQAQRSLDPNPAHFKGDNRPVESVSWYDAVEFCTRLSQKTGRTYRLPSEAEWEYACRAGTNTPFHCGETITTDLANYNGDKYGRGPEGKNREETTDVGSLSNPNAFGLYDIHGNVWEWCLDHWHNNYEGNPPTDGSAWLFSSESGESDRSRVLRGSSWYSNPRDCRSACRDNDLPAERFNNNGFRVVCSAA, encoded by the coding sequence ATGGCAAACACCTCTCAAAAGCGATATCCCTCTACAGCTCCAAGGCTGAGCATTGCTCGACATAAAACGGTAGCTCAACACTTTATTGAAAAACTCTCGGATGGCATCGACCTGGACATGGTGCTTATTCAGGGCAGCACCTTCCTCGCTGGCATGTCTTTGGTAGATGAGAATGCTCCTAACGGTACGTTTCTAATGGGTTCCCCAGAGAATGAACTGGAGCGCTACGACGATGAAGGGCCACAACATGAGGTCACCGTGCCTACCTTTTTTATGGGCAAGTTTCCCATTACCCAGGCCCAATGGCGCATCGTGGCCGCAACTTACCCTCAAGCCCAGCGATCCCTTGACCCCAACCCAGCCCATTTCAAAGGCGACAACCGCCCGGTTGAAAGTGTCTCCTGGTACGACGCTGTGGAGTTCTGTACACGGTTATCTCAGAAAACGGGACGGACATATCGCCTACCCAGCGAAGCCGAATGGGAATACGCCTGTCGAGCTGGTACAAACACCCCCTTCCACTGTGGTGAGACGATCACCACAGATTTAGCCAACTACAACGGTGATAAGTACGGGCGTGGCCCAGAAGGAAAAAATCGTGAGGAAACTACCGACGTTGGAAGCCTGAGCAATCCCAATGCTTTTGGCTTGTATGACATACATGGCAATGTGTGGGAGTGGTGCCTCGATCACTGGCACAACAATTACGAAGGAAACCCGCCAACGGATGGCAGTGCCTGGTTATTCTCTAGCGAGAGCGGAGAGAGTGATCGCTCTCGGGTGTTGCGGGGTAGTTCTTGGTACTCCAATCCGAGGGATTGTCGCTCTGCCTGTCGCGACAACGACCTTCCGGCCGAGCGCTTCAACAACAACGGTTTTCGTGTTGTGTGTTCAGCTGCGTAA
- a CDS encoding MoxR family ATPase — protein MTDWRIFTGTMGEDGTLAQEPERLKDLPDPPSWRSFSHSSNAGETKTERRGKTFQPRQEEVDMVNAALYLRRPLLVTGKPGTGKTSLAYAVAYALGLGEVLEWAITTRTSLKDGLYTYDAVGRLQDTQLRFQSEGKPSKQEAQRRIEETLSRIGEYITLGPLGTALLPSDTPRVLLIDEIDKSDIDLPNDLLHVFEEGKFLIPELVRIKDKVQGSITVQTAFTEADEPSHAEIEAGIVRCTNFPFVIMTSNDERDFPPAFLRRCLRLDMADPDRDRLQQIVNVHLKDLGKKAEALITKFDKKRQKESGVLATDQLLNAVYLVSRKNAPTGQTKEDLVEQLLKYLDTKEG, from the coding sequence ATGACTGACTGGAGAATTTTCACTGGAACAATGGGGGAAGATGGCACTTTAGCTCAGGAACCAGAGCGCCTCAAGGATCTGCCGGATCCCCCGAGTTGGCGATCCTTCAGCCATAGCAGCAACGCCGGAGAAACCAAAACCGAGCGTCGGGGTAAAACCTTTCAACCTCGCCAAGAAGAAGTCGATATGGTGAATGCCGCTCTCTATCTACGGCGACCTTTGCTGGTAACGGGCAAACCCGGCACAGGGAAAACATCATTGGCCTATGCCGTAGCCTATGCCTTGGGATTGGGAGAAGTATTGGAATGGGCAATTACCACGCGCACTAGCCTGAAGGATGGCCTATACACCTATGACGCGGTAGGGCGTCTTCAGGATACGCAATTGCGGTTCCAGAGTGAGGGCAAACCGAGCAAACAAGAGGCGCAGCGTCGGATTGAAGAGACCCTGAGTCGCATTGGTGAATACATTACGTTGGGGCCATTGGGCACAGCCTTGTTGCCTTCTGACACGCCGCGTGTGTTGCTCATTGATGAAATCGACAAAAGTGATATTGACCTACCCAATGACCTGTTGCATGTGTTTGAAGAGGGCAAGTTTCTAATTCCTGAATTGGTCCGTATCAAAGACAAGGTACAGGGCTCAATTACGGTGCAAACAGCCTTTACCGAAGCCGATGAACCCTCCCATGCAGAGATTGAAGCGGGCATTGTGCGCTGTACGAATTTCCCCTTTGTGATTATGACCAGCAATGATGAGCGCGACTTTCCGCCCGCGTTTTTACGTCGCTGTCTGCGGCTTGACATGGCCGATCCGGATCGCGATCGCCTCCAGCAAATCGTCAACGTTCACCTCAAAGATTTGGGAAAAAAAGCCGAAGCACTTATCACCAAGTTCGATAAAAAGCGTCAGAAAGAATCAGGGGTGCTGGCAACCGACCAACTCTTGAATGCGGTGTATTTAGTGTCACGAAAAAATGCGCCCACAGGGCAAACCAAAGAAGATTTGGTGGAACAACTGCTGAAATATCTTGACACTAAAGAGGGCTAG
- a CDS encoding DUF1016 family protein — translation MSRKLSNPLPDDQNYFALLDGLKTRIRTAQIEAALAVNQKLVHLYWFIGKEILIRQQEQGWGSKVIDRLAQDLKQEFPDMKGFSRSNLKYMRAFAEAWPDGIGQRPLANLPWRQNVALLEKLKDPNKRLWYAQKALNNGWSRSVLVAQIECGLYETQEGVVTNFELTLPQPQSDLARSLIKDPYCLDFLLVDENVQHQDLKRALVEHMRDFLLELGVGFSFVGPNYRLEVEGSDFYVDMLFYHLKLRCFVAIQLEMGEFQPEHSGRMNFYLMAIDAQEREDHDQPTIGIILCKSKNKTIAEYALGNLRNPIAVATHKLPSTERLQLELESAARLIEAESTESNQ, via the coding sequence ATGTCCCGCAAGCTCTCTAACCCACTACCCGACGATCAAAATTACTTTGCCTTGCTGGACGGCCTGAAAACCCGGATTCGAACGGCCCAAATTGAGGCAGCACTAGCCGTTAATCAAAAGCTGGTCCATCTATACTGGTTCATTGGCAAAGAAATCCTGATTCGGCAACAGGAACAGGGTTGGGGCAGTAAAGTTATTGACCGATTAGCTCAGGACTTAAAGCAGGAATTTCCCGACATGAAGGGATTTTCACGCTCCAACCTAAAATACATGCGGGCGTTTGCTGAGGCTTGGCCGGATGGAATTGGCCAACGCCCGTTGGCCAATCTTCCCTGGCGGCAAAATGTGGCGTTGCTAGAGAAGTTGAAAGACCCCAACAAGCGCCTGTGGTATGCCCAGAAGGCCCTCAATAACGGCTGGAGTCGCAGTGTCCTGGTGGCCCAAATTGAGTGTGGGCTTTATGAAACACAGGAGGGTGTGGTCACTAACTTTGAGCTGACTCTGCCACAGCCACAATCTGACTTGGCTCGGAGTCTCATTAAGGACCCTTACTGTCTAGACTTCCTGCTGGTTGATGAGAACGTACAGCACCAGGATTTGAAACGAGCGCTCGTTGAGCACATGCGTGATTTCTTGTTGGAGTTAGGGGTCGGGTTCTCCTTTGTGGGGCCCAACTACCGTTTGGAAGTAGAAGGCTCTGATTTTTATGTTGATATGTTGTTCTACCACCTGAAGTTGCGCTGTTTTGTCGCAATTCAATTGGAGATGGGGGAGTTTCAACCAGAGCATTCTGGCCGCATGAATTTTTATCTTATGGCGATCGATGCACAAGAGCGCGAAGATCATGATCAACCGACAATCGGCATCATCCTCTGTAAGTCAAAGAATAAGACGATTGCTGAATATGCCTTAGGGAATCTTCGGAATCCAATTGCCGTTGCGACACACAAGTTACCCAGTACAGAGCGGCTGCAGTTGGAACTAGAAAGTGCGGCGAGATTGATTGAGGCAGAGAGTACAGAGTCTAATCAGTGA
- a CDS encoding SUMF1/EgtB/PvdO family nonheme iron enzyme, translated as MKGAIQRLETIDDFATLLERAKLGMDAHDMADALWLAQFIQPIAQTDDTDQRASEEDNSTPTVIERVVDTTQDTAIPIASPAPANQSSGSTSGDAPPEGIPIQIPAAPALRSRRDLAKALRPLMRKLPSRIAQVFDAEATTEQIAEQGLWSAVMVPAPERWFDLEIVIEQSRSTPIWQDTLAELKLLAEQQGAFRRVGTWQVQFQDSHPSLHPKWRYTDSYRRSCHHKTLIDPAGRRLIWLVTDCTSALWRQPEIYRWLGDWGKHSPVAIVQLLPGRLWQRTALGDGVPVQLSAFAPGVPNQQLKATEVLPFSEVASHELLQQLPLQKFQQVPIATVPVVSLEAYPLQQWAKVIAGNGDEYTPGFVFNQGTLQSRQRRKQTAVNQPSLSHKERVQRFCKVASPLAVKLAGLMAAAPVSPPIIQLIQQTLLPESQQVHVAEVYMSGLLKSLTSTGANLPPHQIQYDFLSNEVRDCLTDITPITKTEAVLDAVSRYISERLGLQAKTYEALLLLNLEGRPTAEQVVVPFAQIAKRALRRLGGDYAVLAAHIDSPDRPRPTPNPAAPRSPFPPLQTFEFEYPLISFEAVAEAETSLDDEFDLDLRTFEYQTISVDEAGQIIEQIRGTAPYFTELLTAQTPSTSKRAKVFVSYSHQDEVLRDELAKHLALLERQGVLEIWHDRLIEPGEEEVSQISDYLNQADLILLLVSADFIASSYAYSVEMHQALERHEAGEANVIPIILRSVDWLGTPFGKLQALPRDGKPVITWEDRDEAFMNIVRGIRRAAERVQRAQEAIDFEVPLDMVAIPNGTFLMGSPEDEIGHSSSESPQHEVTVPAFFMGKYPVTQAQWRAVAELDAVEQELDLDPARYKGDDHPVERVSWHDAMEFCARLSRLTRRDYRLPTEAEWEYACRAETATPFAFGETLTGELANYATSRTFAAEPKALETKAQQRRGTTPVGTFPPNAFGLYDMHGHVWEWCMDHWHKNYEGNPPTNGSAWLFSDEGEERDLARVLRGGSWYHAPRLCRSACRNYYNPDERHSYNGFRVVCSAASGSS; from the coding sequence ATGAAGGGGGCGATTCAGCGGCTGGAAACCATTGATGATTTTGCTACGCTGCTGGAGCGGGCCAAACTTGGAATGGATGCTCATGATATGGCTGATGCGTTGTGGTTGGCGCAGTTCATACAGCCGATCGCCCAAACTGACGACACTGATCAACGAGCATCGGAGGAAGATAACTCAACCCCAACGGTGATTGAGCGTGTCGTCGATACCACTCAAGATACCGCCATCCCTATTGCTAGCCCGGCCCCTGCAAACCAGTCTTCTGGTTCAACCTCAGGCGATGCACCGCCAGAAGGAATTCCGATTCAGATTCCGGCTGCGCCTGCCCTGCGATCGCGACGGGACTTAGCCAAGGCATTGCGGCCATTGATGCGGAAGCTACCCTCGCGGATAGCTCAGGTATTTGATGCCGAAGCCACGACTGAACAAATTGCCGAGCAGGGGCTTTGGTCAGCCGTAATGGTGCCTGCCCCCGAACGGTGGTTTGATTTAGAAATTGTTATTGAGCAATCTCGCTCTACCCCGATTTGGCAAGATACACTCGCCGAACTCAAGCTGTTGGCCGAACAGCAGGGAGCCTTTCGTCGAGTTGGCACTTGGCAGGTGCAGTTTCAAGACAGTCATCCCTCACTCCATCCCAAATGGCGCTACACCGACAGTTATCGTCGCTCCTGCCATCACAAGACGCTGATTGACCCAGCCGGGCGACGGCTGATTTGGTTGGTGACAGACTGTACCTCAGCCCTGTGGCGACAGCCAGAGATTTATCGTTGGTTGGGCGATTGGGGCAAGCATTCACCAGTCGCGATCGTGCAGCTTTTACCGGGGCGGTTGTGGCAACGTACGGCCCTGGGCGATGGGGTACCAGTGCAGCTCAGTGCTTTCGCGCCAGGCGTTCCCAATCAGCAGCTCAAAGCGACGGAAGTGCTGCCGTTTAGCGAGGTCGCGAGTCACGAGCTTTTACAGCAGCTGCCGCTACAAAAGTTTCAGCAGGTACCCATCGCTACCGTGCCTGTCGTGAGTCTGGAGGCATATCCGCTCCAGCAGTGGGCTAAGGTCATTGCTGGCAATGGCGATGAATACACCCCTGGCTTTGTATTTAATCAGGGCACGCTTCAGTCCCGCCAGCGGCGCAAGCAGACTGCGGTTAATCAGCCAAGCCTCAGCCACAAAGAGCGGGTGCAGCGCTTCTGCAAGGTGGCTTCACCGTTAGCCGTCAAACTAGCAGGGCTGATGGCCGCAGCACCCGTAAGCCCACCGATTATTCAACTGATTCAGCAAACGTTGTTGCCGGAGTCGCAGCAGGTGCATGTTGCTGAGGTCTATATGAGTGGCCTACTGAAGTCCCTCACGTCAACCGGGGCCAACCTTCCCCCTCACCAAATTCAGTATGACTTTCTCAGCAATGAGGTGCGGGATTGCCTGACCGATATCACCCCCATCACCAAAACAGAGGCCGTGCTAGATGCGGTGTCGCGCTACATTTCGGAACGTCTTGGCCTCCAGGCCAAGACGTATGAAGCGCTGCTGCTGTTAAATCTAGAGGGGCGACCGACCGCTGAGCAGGTGGTGGTGCCCTTTGCCCAGATTGCCAAACGTGCCCTGCGGCGTCTCGGCGGCGATTATGCGGTGCTGGCTGCCCATATTGACAGCCCGGATCGCCCCCGACCCACACCTAATCCAGCAGCCCCAAGAAGTCCATTTCCCCCGCTACAAACCTTTGAATTTGAGTATCCGCTTATTAGCTTTGAAGCAGTCGCAGAGGCAGAAACTTCACTGGATGATGAGTTTGATCTGGACCTTAGAACGTTTGAATACCAGACTATAAGCGTTGATGAGGCAGGACAAATTATCGAACAGATTCGAGGTACAGCTCCGTACTTTACCGAATTGCTGACTGCCCAGACTCCCTCTACTTCCAAAAGAGCAAAGGTTTTTGTCTCTTATTCTCACCAGGACGAAGTACTGAGAGATGAACTTGCTAAGCATCTAGCACTCTTAGAGCGTCAAGGTGTGTTGGAAATCTGGCATGATCGCCTGATAGAACCTGGAGAAGAAGAGGTATCGCAAATCAGTGACTACTTAAACCAGGCAGATCTCATTCTGCTGTTAGTTAGTGCTGACTTTATTGCTTCTAGCTATGCCTACAGTGTCGAAATGCACCAAGCTCTCGAACGTCATGAGGCTGGAGAAGCAAATGTGATTCCTATCATTTTGCGATCTGTGGATTGGTTAGGGACTCCTTTTGGGAAATTGCAGGCACTTCCACGAGATGGAAAGCCAGTTATCACCTGGGAGGATCGCGATGAGGCTTTCATGAATATTGTTAGAGGTATTCGTCGAGCCGCAGAGCGAGTTCAAAGAGCACAAGAAGCCATCGATTTTGAGGTTCCATTAGATATGGTAGCTATCCCCAACGGCACCTTTTTGATGGGCTCGCCGGAGGATGAAATCGGACATAGCAGCAGCGAATCACCTCAACATGAGGTCACGGTGCCAGCATTCTTTATGGGCAAATATCCCGTGACCCAGGCGCAGTGGCGAGCGGTGGCGGAGTTAGACGCGGTTGAGCAAGAGCTTGATTTAGACCCCGCCAGATACAAAGGCGATGATCACCCTGTAGAACGAGTCTCCTGGCATGATGCCATGGAATTTTGTGCCCGTCTTTCCCGCCTGACGAGGCGCGACTATCGCTTACCGACGGAGGCTGAGTGGGAATATGCCTGCCGTGCGGAAACAGCGACACCTTTTGCCTTTGGCGAAACACTGACAGGTGAATTAGCCAACTACGCTACTTCGCGAACCTTTGCGGCAGAACCGAAGGCGTTAGAGACGAAGGCGCAACAGCGACGGGGAACAACGCCAGTGGGCACATTTCCACCGAATGCGTTTGGCTTATATGACATGCACGGCCATGTGTGGGAATGGTGTATGGATCATTGGCACAAGAATTATGAAGGGAATCCACCCACAAATGGGAGTGCCTGGTTATTCTCTGATGAAGGCGAAGAGCGCGATCTCGCGCGGGTGTTGCGGGGTGGTTCTTGGTACCACGCTCCGAGGCTTTGTCGCTCTGCCTGTCGCAACTACTACAATCCGGACGAGCGTCACTCCTACAACGGTTTTCGTGTTGTTTGTTCTGCCGCGAGTGGCTCTTCTTAG
- a CDS encoding SUMF1/EgtB/PvdO family nonheme iron enzyme, translated as MSRNWAICIGINEYYNLQPLQYAVQDADSVRNFFLQDGQFEQVYYFADDAPAIQTPRGPMRSHPTYANLKRFLRERFQKAFLDVGDNFWFFFAGHGELHEGHDYLMPVDVDPGNLEETALRISDITAYLRNCGADNTVLLLDACRSQGRRRGLGLGTEEQKGMVTVYSCSPRESSYEIDDLGHGAFTYALLEGFKLQGATNCATVERLDQYLRYQVPRLNAQHGKPTQTPYTAVEPLAKNHLILLPRKATLEDVLTLKTDAQEAELENELDLAEQLWIRVLAASPADRPAISALQRIALKRVGPVTSPSPGSVSTAGTRSVTASTSKPRVASAPTFEFEATTIARIEQAGFFWQSEPKVITQTRKGRAEYRREDLGNGVTLDLVRIPEGTFTMGSPADEEGRDWYGDFVDALKGVNVEGPQHQVRVPTFLMGKYPVTQAQWRAVVALPQVERDLDPEPAQFKGDNRPVERVNWDDAVEFCQRLSRQTGREYRLPSEAEWEYACRARTTTPFHFGPTITTDLGNYRGTDWDYEGKTYSGSYGQGPKGEYRHQTTDVGSFPANAFGLYDMHGNVWEWCLDHWHQTYEGAPTDGSAWLSPDENAWRLLRGGSWNYGSRNCRSANRNRVARVYGLFLIGFRVVCASSWALA; from the coding sequence ATGAGTAGAAACTGGGCTATCTGCATTGGTATTAATGAATACTACAACCTGCAGCCGCTGCAATATGCGGTGCAGGATGCTGACTCTGTGCGTAACTTCTTCCTTCAAGACGGGCAGTTTGAGCAGGTCTATTACTTTGCTGATGATGCTCCAGCGATTCAGACGCCTCGTGGCCCGATGAGATCGCACCCCACCTACGCAAATCTCAAGCGCTTCTTGCGAGAGCGATTTCAGAAAGCCTTTTTGGATGTGGGCGATAACTTCTGGTTCTTTTTTGCGGGACACGGGGAACTGCACGAGGGGCATGATTATTTGATGCCGGTGGATGTGGACCCCGGCAACTTGGAAGAGACGGCGCTGCGCATTAGCGACATCACAGCGTATCTGCGAAACTGTGGAGCAGACAATACGGTGCTATTGCTGGATGCTTGTCGGAGCCAAGGACGTCGTCGCGGGCTGGGGCTGGGGACGGAAGAACAAAAGGGGATGGTGACGGTTTATTCGTGCAGCCCCCGCGAATCTTCCTATGAAATTGATGACCTAGGCCATGGAGCCTTTACCTATGCGCTGTTAGAAGGATTTAAGCTTCAGGGGGCAACGAACTGTGCCACAGTAGAGCGGCTGGATCAATATCTGCGGTATCAGGTGCCGAGGCTCAATGCTCAGCACGGGAAGCCGACCCAAACGCCTTATACCGCTGTGGAGCCGCTGGCCAAGAATCACTTAATTCTGTTGCCCCGAAAAGCCACTCTAGAAGACGTCTTGACTCTGAAGACCGATGCTCAGGAAGCAGAACTAGAAAACGAGTTAGATCTGGCTGAGCAGCTCTGGATTCGGGTGCTGGCCGCCTCCCCGGCTGATCGACCAGCAATTTCAGCGTTGCAACGGATTGCCCTTAAGCGAGTTGGGCCGGTCACCTCACCTAGTCCAGGGAGCGTTTCAACTGCAGGTACGCGCAGTGTTACAGCGTCCACTTCCAAACCCAGAGTGGCCTCGGCTCCGACTTTTGAATTTGAGGCAACCACAATCGCCCGTATCGAACAGGCAGGATTCTTTTGGCAGAGTGAACCAAAAGTCATTACGCAAACGCGCAAAGGGAGGGCGGAGTATCGCCGTGAAGATCTGGGTAATGGCGTCACCTTGGACCTGGTGAGGATTCCGGAAGGGACCTTCACGATGGGCTCGCCAGCAGATGAAGAAGGGCGCGACTGGTATGGCGATTTCGTCGATGCGCTAAAAGGGGTGAATGTAGAAGGCCCGCAGCATCAGGTGCGCGTGCCAACTTTCTTAATGGGCAAGTACCCGGTGACGCAAGCGCAATGGCGGGCAGTCGTAGCCTTGCCCCAAGTAGAGCGTGATTTAGACCCTGAGCCCGCTCAATTCAAAGGAGATAACCGTCCAGTGGAGCGGGTGAATTGGGATGATGCGGTGGAGTTTTGCCAGCGTTTATCCCGGCAAACTGGGCGCGAGTATCGTCTGCCAAGTGAGGCGGAATGGGAATATGCGTGTCGTGCTCGAACAACCACACCTTTCCATTTCGGCCCGACTATCACGACTGATTTAGGCAACTATCGAGGAACTGATTGGGACTATGAAGGTAAAACCTATTCTGGCTCCTATGGACAAGGCCCTAAAGGGGAATATCGCCATCAAACAACGGATGTGGGGAGTTTTCCTGCGAATGCCTTTGGCTTGTATGACATGCACGGCAATGTCTGGGAATGGTGCCTAGACCACTGGCACCAGACTTATGAGGGTGCGCCAACTGATGGCAGCGCCTGGTTATCTCCTGATGAGAATGCTTGGAGGCTGCTGCGGGGTGGTTCGTGGAACTACGGTTCGAGGAACTGCCGCTCAGCCAATCGCAACAGGGTCGCGCGCGTTTACGGGCTCTTCCTTATCGGTTTTCGTGTCGTGTGCGCGTCCTCGTGGGCTCTTGCGTAA
- a CDS encoding DUF2283 domain-containing protein yields the protein MIEASRPVVLIDGIVLDYNAEGKIVGIEVPYISQRSPNSLQ from the coding sequence CTGATCGAGGCTTCTCGCCCCGTTGTACTCATAGATGGTATTGTGCTTGACTACAACGCTGAGGGTAAGATTGTCGGTATTGAAGTGCCATACATCAGCCAGCGTAGCCCTAACTCTCTGCAATAG
- a CDS encoding trypsin-like peptidase domain-containing protein yields MAIQVDEALYLAAIAQVCRGSSVVGVSFFVADGYLLTCAHVVAKALGHSKKSHQISGSEMLGQKVPLDYRECDESPLTAEVIYWRHPPGNQQLDSDIAVLKLQDPMPDGASILPLYAGQDYWDEDFRVLGFPSKLDPGGWAKGELMGAVYDQTGLVQMGDPNVPGYAIEPGFSGSPVWSPSLDNRIVGMTVARDKVREEAKVGFMIPILKLQRALNVVAMESLVDILRDGITTYQSAMQTAYFAALGDRRARFPLASHPEPLQVLRDNLATLSSVPPTNPKDPNALYQFVACLTLPALELTGDLEDVLRQWLEIRVADVQPLLDAAEASLSTEQARQATVLHSHLLLWVRYSPEYDSQSRYLVSALFVRDASRYDPKTGTGGMELHAPEKFRSEAQGGTVTKSDLEKVLQACLQEISAHDLNELTLELFLPIPLINTEVEHWDERAKQKLPPHLQSLIQDSMQIFPVGFRYRVVLRIAERIDSYFADLRSPWQSKWNHLESAVRACRLLKDVFIPGNCQDLAKFQTDLAQDTCLGMQLASVLEATDHQRLLLALVMTGAPAALWLRQELPKTQCKRKFNQLLKQPLGEIAGKVREARRDAFPKKRELHFGHHLALIWENPSLVPVEPEEDAVDQPLEMPS; encoded by the coding sequence ATGGCAATACAGGTTGACGAGGCACTGTATCTAGCTGCGATCGCCCAGGTTTGCCGAGGCAGTTCGGTTGTGGGCGTCAGCTTTTTTGTCGCTGATGGCTACCTGCTCACCTGTGCCCATGTGGTTGCCAAGGCATTGGGTCACAGTAAGAAATCGCATCAGATTTCAGGTTCCGAGATGTTGGGCCAGAAAGTGCCGCTGGACTATCGCGAGTGTGATGAATCGCCATTGACTGCTGAGGTGATTTATTGGCGACATCCTCCTGGCAATCAGCAATTAGATAGCGATATTGCTGTGCTGAAGCTGCAAGATCCGATGCCCGATGGAGCTAGCATCCTGCCGCTGTATGCTGGGCAAGATTATTGGGATGAAGACTTTCGCGTACTGGGTTTTCCCAGCAAGCTTGATCCGGGTGGATGGGCGAAGGGAGAACTCATGGGAGCTGTATACGACCAAACGGGCTTGGTGCAAATGGGCGATCCTAACGTTCCTGGTTATGCCATCGAGCCAGGATTTAGTGGTTCGCCGGTATGGAGTCCCTCACTCGATAACCGCATTGTGGGGATGACCGTAGCTCGCGACAAGGTACGGGAAGAAGCCAAAGTAGGCTTTATGATCCCGATTCTGAAACTCCAGCGGGCCTTGAATGTCGTCGCGATGGAATCATTGGTCGATATTCTAAGGGATGGGATCACCACATACCAAAGTGCTATGCAGACGGCGTATTTCGCAGCCCTGGGCGATCGCCGTGCTCGTTTCCCACTGGCATCACACCCGGAACCCTTACAAGTATTGCGGGATAACTTGGCCACCTTGTCATCGGTCCCGCCGACTAACCCCAAAGACCCTAATGCGCTGTATCAGTTCGTGGCGTGTTTGACGCTTCCAGCGTTGGAGCTGACGGGTGACTTAGAAGATGTTCTGCGTCAATGGCTGGAAATCAGAGTCGCTGACGTGCAGCCACTTTTGGATGCGGCTGAGGCTAGCCTGAGTACAGAGCAAGCGCGTCAAGCGACAGTTCTCCACTCCCATTTGCTGCTCTGGGTTCGCTACAGCCCTGAATACGATAGCCAGAGTCGCTATCTAGTCAGTGCGCTCTTTGTCCGGGATGCCAGCCGCTATGATCCCAAAACTGGAACGGGCGGGATGGAACTGCACGCTCCCGAGAAATTTAGAAGCGAAGCACAGGGGGGGACCGTTACAAAATCTGATCTCGAAAAGGTGCTGCAAGCCTGTCTACAAGAGATCAGTGCCCATGACCTCAATGAGCTGACCCTCGAACTCTTTTTGCCGATTCCCCTCATCAACACTGAAGTGGAGCATTGGGATGAGCGGGCTAAGCAGAAGCTGCCACCACACTTGCAAAGCCTGATTCAAGACTCGATGCAAATCTTCCCCGTGGGGTTTCGCTACCGTGTAGTGCTGCGGATTGCTGAACGCATCGATTCATACTTTGCCGATTTGCGGAGCCCCTGGCAAAGTAAGTGGAACCACTTGGAATCTGCGGTTCGGGCCTGCCGTCTTCTCAAGGATGTGTTCATTCCAGGAAACTGCCAGGATCTAGCAAAATTTCAGACAGATCTTGCTCAGGACACTTGCTTGGGGATGCAATTAGCCAGTGTTTTAGAGGCAACCGATCATCAACGGTTACTGTTGGCCTTAGTGATGACAGGCGCACCCGCAGCCCTTTGGCTGCGTCAAGAATTACCCAAAACCCAATGCAAACGCAAGTTTAACCAGCTTCTCAAACAGCCATTGGGCGAGATTGCCGGTAAAGTCAGAGAAGCTCGCCGGGACGCTTTTCCAAAAAAGCGAGAGCTTCATTTCGGGCATCATCTGGCCCTGATTTGGGAGAACCCTAGCTTAGTTCCTGTTGAACCTGAAGAAGATGCCGTTGACCAGCCCTTGGAGATGCCTAGCTAG